Proteins co-encoded in one Bacillus sp. FSL H8-0547 genomic window:
- a CDS encoding dipeptidase, translating into MRIFDAHCDLLYKLWKDPEKSEWNDLNLHVTIEKLFRFGAKIQCFAIFVPVEAVNKKECALAQAAIFHERILERYEKIRLIKTKQDADLLKEDEIGAILTLEGLEPIGHDLQMLSVFYHLGVRAAGLTWNFANLLADGALETRNAGLTFFGRHAVSKLNAYKMWTDVSHLSERSFWDVIELADYPVASHSNSYALCPHPRNLKEDQLKAVAEKKGIIGITFVPQFTASHAQAGMKHILNHLDYIVGIVGEDAVGFGSDFDGIDETVEGLEGYEQYPYLVNTLLRHYSERQTEKFLCLNFINAISF; encoded by the coding sequence ATGCGTATCTTTGATGCTCATTGTGATCTGCTGTATAAGCTTTGGAAAGATCCTGAAAAGAGCGAATGGAACGATTTGAATCTTCACGTAACCATTGAGAAGCTCTTCAGATTTGGAGCGAAAATTCAGTGCTTTGCTATTTTTGTGCCAGTAGAGGCAGTTAATAAAAAAGAATGCGCGCTTGCACAGGCTGCCATTTTTCACGAGCGCATTCTTGAACGCTATGAAAAAATCAGGCTGATCAAAACAAAGCAGGATGCAGACCTCCTGAAGGAAGATGAAATCGGGGCCATCCTGACACTTGAAGGATTGGAACCCATCGGCCATGATCTTCAAATGCTGTCTGTTTTTTATCATCTGGGTGTAAGAGCAGCCGGGCTTACCTGGAATTTTGCAAACCTGCTTGCAGACGGCGCGCTCGAAACAAGGAATGCGGGACTTACCTTTTTTGGAAGGCATGCAGTTTCAAAACTGAATGCGTATAAAATGTGGACGGACGTTTCCCATTTGTCTGAGAGAAGTTTCTGGGATGTCATTGAACTGGCGGACTATCCGGTAGCAAGCCATTCCAATTCCTACGCTCTCTGTCCGCACCCGAGGAATTTAAAAGAAGATCAGCTGAAGGCGGTCGCTGAAAAAAAGGGAATCATCGGGATTACATTTGTTCCGCAGTTTACGGCGTCCCATGCACAAGCCGGCATGAAGCACATATTGAATCATCTTGATTATATTGTTGGCATTGTAGGGGAAGATGCGGTAGGATTCGGTTCGGATTTTGACGGAATTGACGAAACGGTAGAGGGTCTTGAAGGGTATGAGCAATATCCTTATCTCGTAAACACGCTTCTGAGGCACTATTCGGAAAGACAGACGGAAAAATTTCTTTGCCTTAATTTTATCAATGCGATTTCATTCTGA
- a CDS encoding TIGR00282 family metallophosphoesterase: MKLLFVGDVVGSPGRDMIKEYLPKLKKKFRPSLTIVNGENAAHGKGLTQKIYHELIQAGAQVITMGNHTWDKREIFEFIEEVPHLIRPANFPEGTPGEGITYIKADGKEVAVINLQGRTFLAPIDCPFKKADELIEEARKRTPIIFVDFHAEATSEKQAMGWYLDGKASAVVGTHTHVQTADERILDHGTAFITDVGMTGPYDGILGVEREAVIKRFLTSLPVRFEVTEGKAQLSAVVVDINDKTGNASKIERILINDDHMFFE; this comes from the coding sequence ATGAAACTATTATTTGTCGGAGATGTCGTCGGCTCACCGGGCCGGGACATGATCAAAGAATATTTGCCAAAGCTTAAAAAGAAGTTCAGACCATCCTTAACTATCGTAAATGGAGAGAACGCTGCTCATGGAAAAGGACTCACACAGAAAATCTATCATGAGCTGATTCAGGCGGGAGCACAAGTCATTACGATGGGGAATCACACGTGGGATAAACGGGAGATTTTTGAATTTATTGAAGAGGTTCCTCATTTGATCCGCCCAGCCAATTTTCCTGAAGGGACACCAGGCGAAGGCATTACCTATATTAAAGCGGACGGAAAAGAAGTTGCTGTGATTAATCTTCAGGGCCGGACCTTTCTTGCTCCGATTGACTGTCCGTTTAAAAAAGCGGATGAGCTGATTGAGGAAGCTCGAAAACGAACACCTATTATCTTTGTAGATTTCCATGCTGAAGCTACAAGTGAAAAGCAGGCGATGGGCTGGTATCTGGACGGAAAGGCATCAGCTGTTGTCGGAACCCATACACACGTTCAGACGGCAGATGAACGGATTCTTGATCACGGGACTGCCTTTATTACAGATGTCGGCATGACAGGACCGTATGACGGCATACTCGGAGTTGAGCGGGAAGCTGTCATCAAACGCTTTTTAACAAGTCTGCCCGTCCGTTTTGAAGTAACGGAAGGCAAGGCGCAGCTGAGTGCAGTTGTAGTCGATATCAATGATAAAACAGGTAATGCATCAAAGATTGAACGGATTTTAATTAATGATGATCACATGTTTTTTGAATAG
- the spoVS gene encoding stage V sporulation protein SpoVS, which translates to MEILKVSAKSNPNSVAGALAGVLRERGAAEIQAIGAGALNQAVKAVAIARGFVAPSGVDLICIPAFTDILIDGEERTAIKLIIEPR; encoded by the coding sequence ATGGAAATATTAAAAGTTTCAGCAAAGTCCAATCCTAACTCCGTAGCGGGGGCTCTTGCAGGCGTTCTGCGGGAAAGAGGAGCTGCCGAGATACAGGCCATTGGCGCAGGCGCCCTTAATCAGGCCGTAAAAGCTGTAGCCATTGCCAGGGGATTTGTTGCCCCGAGCGGCGTTGACCTGATCTGCATACCCGCATTTACGGATATTCTCATTGATGGTGAAGAGCGTACTGCGATAAAATTAATTATTGAGCCTCGTTAA